One region of Zingiber officinale cultivar Zhangliang chromosome 7B, Zo_v1.1, whole genome shotgun sequence genomic DNA includes:
- the LOC122005114 gene encoding probable xyloglucan endotransglucosylase/hydrolase protein 23, which yields MKSCYLFLAVACSLLVIASAGSFYQDCDITWGDGRAKILNNGQLLTLSLDKTSGSGFRTKNEYLFAKIDMQIKLVPGNSAGTVTTYYLSSEGPTHDEIDFEFLGNLSGDPYTLHTNVFTQGKGNREMQFKLWFDPTMDFHTYSILWNPRHVIFMVDGTPIRDFKNLESRGIAFPKNQPMRIYSSLWNADDWATRGGAVKTDWSNAPFVASYRNFNADACVPASGTSKCASNAASNNGGWWNQEVDSTAQERMKWVQQNYMIYNYCSDLKRFPQGLPPECSIA from the exons ATGAAGAGCTGCTACCTGTTTCTGGCGGTTGCTTGTTCTCTCCTCGTCATTGCCTCTGCTGGCAGCTTCTACCAGGACTGTGACATTACGTGGGGCGATGGACGAGCAAAGATCCTCAACAATGGCCAACTCCTTACTCTGTCGCTCGACAAGACATCCGGGTCTGGCTTTCGAACCAAGAATGAGTATCTCTTTGCCAAGATTGACATGCAGATCAAGCTTGTTCCTGGGAACTCTGCTGGCACCGTCACTACCTACTAT TTATCTTCTGAAGGGCCAACGCATGATGAGATTGACTTTGAGTTCCTGGGCAACCTCAGTGGTGACCCTTACACTCTCCACACCAATGTGTTCACGCAGGGCAAAGGCAACAGGGAGATGCAGTTCAAGCTCTGGTTTGACCCCACCATGGACTTCCACACCTATTCCATCCTCTGGAATCCTAGACATGTCAT CTTCATGGTCGATGGCACACCAATTAGAGACTTCAAGAACCTGGAATCTAGAGGCATTGCTTTTCCTAAGAATCAACCCATGAGGATCTACTCCAGCCTCTGGAATGCTGATGACTGGGCGACTAGAGGCGGGGCCGTCAAGACTGATTGGTCGAATGCACCGTTCGTGGCATCATACCGAAACTTCAATGCCGACGCTTGTGTTCCAGCTAGTGGTACCTCCAAGTGTGCTTCTAATGCAGCTTCCAACAATGGCGGATGGTGGAACCAAGAGGTGGATTCAACAGCCCAAGAGAGGATGAAATGGGTTCAACAGAATTATATGATCTACAACTACTGCAGTGACCTCAAGAGGTTCCCTCAGGGCCTGCCTCCAGAGTGTTCCATTGCCTGA